GGAAACATTATGGTGATTCCAGAAACTGCTGCACATTTGGAGGGATGTAGATTCGTAGATGATCATCAGCATCAGCTCATTTGAACTGAGTTTGCTGTTCGTGGTCTTCTTACCGAAGAGCAAGCGTACTGCTGCAGGTCCACACTACAGGGGGCGCTCACGAGTCCAGCGGACAGGAGAGTCTCGTTACTGTGGAAGACATCAGAATTTCATGAGCACTTCCTGTCTGACAGATGATGTCACAGTGTCAAAGTGGAGAAAAGAGTGTTTTTGCTCGTACCTGTTGACTCCTGAACAAACTCTGGTAGCTGTTAAATCCATCAGAAAACATTGATTAGTGCCACTGGATCTCATTTATAACAATACAACACcagttaatataaatgttacaagcaaaaatgttgagagaaaataatagAAGTAGAAACTTGACAAACAAAACTTGCTCCGAGCAAATCTTGTTTTGATTCTCTCCGAATTCCTTTCCCAAAATCTACTAGTCTTGTAAACTACTGGGATTTAACTTTTAGTAATATAGAAAGGATAATAAATGGATTTGATAACATGTTCAAGATATTTATCGGTTTCAGTTTACTTGTCCAACAGGCTACTTGCGATTAGCATTGTTTTGATTGAAAAACCGAAGGTGTGAGGGCACTAGAGGTCACGTTAACCGAAAATTGTCCATCATTTACGGAATTTGTTTGGCAGTGACGGAAAAATCTGAAGGCCGTCCATCACTTTGACAGATTACACTTAGGGTGATCTACTCTAATTTGTAACTGTAATTACCCccctgtccagttggtggcgagTGCATCCAGTGTGGCAGCAGAGCGCGGGATCATCAGCCTCCAGAACAAAAATGAGACTGTCACGAGTCTTTTGCTATGCGTTTGTTTACGCACAGGCGAGCACCCACTAGTAGTAAAGTGAAAGCACTTTGCGCTGACACTTTGCTTGGTCTGAGATGGCTGCAGCGATCTATCATGCCACATTGAAGAACGCCAAAGCGGTTTTCGTTGAttgaatttcctaataaaatggccataattgcaattctgagactttgtttcgtATCAAAATAACAATGCTTAAAGCTTAGCCTAATACAGTACGCTCAATAGAGACGAAATCTCCGAAACTTTGGCCTCAGTGCTTATGGATGTTGGCTAATGCAAGGATTCAGGTTCAGTTTATCACAGCATTCATTCAGACTCCGTTACACAGGCTGATTGGTTCAACATCCCAAACAGGTGTAATGTAGAAATGCACTTACCATTCACAGGTGTGATCAAACACTGCAACAGAAGATAAAAGacagaacaaaataaaagatacaatgtaaaacaaggttgttgttttttatctcTGTATGTTCTGAGTTTTGTAAAAAGGTATTGAAGAGTGAATGACAGTGAGGAATCCTGTAGGACTGAACAAGATTGAGAAGGAACTGATGTTAAAACAAACTCTTACTGTTGGAGGTTCAGGAAGTGAGCAGTCTGAAAATAAGacaaacattaattcattaattccaGAAGAAGTAATGAGAAACACGTTGATCTTCTAGATGAGTCGTCAGTGAGAGATGATGAAGATCAAGAATCACCTCTTGCTCCATTCTGCTTGAGTTCTCCAGTTATGTGGAAGACCAGAGTCTCCATCTCTGTCGGCAGGGAAGGTAAAGCCTGAAACAGCCTCTGAAATCTGAGAAAGAACCACAGAATTATAGCAGATCTCAGCACAAGCGACACCAGACACTCAATATCACGTACCACATACACTTACATCAGTATGTAGGAGCTGCACGGAATAATGGTCTGTGGAAACACAAACGAGCATCAGTGCCATCATCACATACTTGATTCATCAGACTCACTTCTTTGACCACTGTGCATTTACTTTACATTCTCATTTAAGACAATCCACATGCAAAAGCAAAACACTGGTGCATCTGATTAGGGTTTGATGGAGAGCCATTGAGAACAACTGTGTAAATGTTACCATCTGTGAGATTAAGAGCAGGTTTTGGAGAACATCAGGAAGTCCTCGTTCCACAGGAGACACAAGCAGATGATCAAACACTCTATTGATGATGACTTCCTTCTCTGGAAGACCAGGCAGATTATCAGCCATCAGTCCAGCCACCTGCTTTGGAGTGAGATTGTCCAGGGTCTCCAACTAAAGACACACAGAAGAGCAAGAGAATATCAGTGAAGGGTAAAGTGTTGTTGGTGTTATTTGTGTCAATCTTCTTTGATGAAATCACATGTGAAGATGTGAAGACGACGGGATTAAAGAGTCCGTTGATGGAGAGCAGATCTCTGAGAGACACGAACTGAGAGAACGAGCCAAAGTTCTTCTGCAGCCACTCAGCGCTGTTGTTAGCAGTCGACACACAGCCCGCATCtgacacacagcacacacagtAAAATCACCTTCATGAACTCCAGAACCTCCACATGAAGCCTGAAACATCAGTGAACCTCCACCTCACCTGTTGCGTTTCTTCTGAGGAAGGCCAGGATGAAGAAGTCCGCCATGTTTCTTCCTTGGGTCTCATTGACAAGTGTGACCTCTGACAGgctgagaaatgtttgagaatAAAGTTAAACAAGCATCTTAACAGCTCCTGATAGTCCTGAGCTATTGTTGAGGAAATGCTTCTCTTACATGTGCTGGTAAGTTTGGCAGTTGAGGTTTTGCTGCTAGTGCACTGCAGTAGGGATGGTGATGCGAACGGTAAAACGGCTTCAGATATTGACCCAACAACATGCTGATGAAAGTGACGTCACTCCATTGGTCAGGACTGATGCGCTCCAGTCTCAGCTCTCCAATCACATCCAGCACTTGGGACACGACAtcacctctgattggctgagactGATGATGTAATGAGGAGCAATTACTGTCATATTCCCAGTCAATCTTCCAGTGAACACTAGAGGAGTGATGTGCAAGACCTATTTACCATATTTGCCGCTGTGCTGGAGAAGATGACGAGGGCTCCGTCCAGAACATCATTTGCTTTGGTGAAAAGGAGTTTCCAGATCTCCTTGGAGTAACTTCTTCTGCTGGATAGTTGACACTTCAGGAGCCCAGCCAGGCTTTCAGGAGTGAAGCTTGTGATCTACAAACACAGAAGATCTCGTCAGTGGACATCGACGTTCAGGAAACATTATGGTGATTCCAGAAACTGCTGCACATTTGGAGGGATGTAGATTCGTAGATGATCATCAGCATCAGCTCATTTGAACTGAGTTTGCTGTTCGTGGTCTTCTTACCGAAGAGCAAGCGTACTGCTGCAGGTCCACACTACAGGGGGCGCTCACGAGTCCAGCGGACAGGAGAGTCTCGTTACTGTGGAAGACATCAGAATTTCATGAGCACTTCCTGTCTGACAGATGATGTCACAGTGTCAAAGTGGAGAAAAGAGTGTTTTTGCTCGTACCTGTTGACTCCTGAACAAACTCTGGTAGCTGTTAAATCCATCAGAAAACATTGATTAGTGCCACTGGATCTCATTTATAACAATACAACACcagttaatataaatgttacaagcaaaaatgttgagagaaaataatagAAGTAGAAACTTGACAAACAAAACTTGCTCCGAGCAAATCTTGTTTTGATTCTCTCCGAATTCCTTTCCCAAAATCTACTAGTCTTGTAAACTACTGGGATTTAACTTTTAGTAATATAGAAAGGATAATAAATGGATTTGATAACATGTTCAAGATATTTATCGGTTTCAGTTTACTTGTCCAACAGGCTACTTGCGATTAGCATTGTTTTGATTGAAAACCGAAGGTGTGAGGGCACTAGAGGTCACGTTAACGAAAATTGTCCATCATTTACGGAATTTGTTTGGCAGTGACGGAAAAATCTGAAGGCCGTCCATCACTTTGACAGATTACACTTAGGGTGATCTACTCTAATTTGTAACTGTAATTACCCccctgtccagttggtggcgagTGCATCCAGTGTGGCAGCAGAGCGCGGGATCATCAGCCTCCAGAACAAAAATGAGACTGTCACGAGTCTTTTGCTATGCGTTTGTTTACGCACAGGCGAGCACCCACTAGTAGTAAAGTGAAAGCACTGCGCTGACACTTTGCTTGGTCTGAGATGGCTGCAGCGATCTATCATGCCACATTGAAGAACGCCAAAGCGGTTTTCGTTGAttgaatttcctaataaaatggccataattgcaattctgagactttgtttcgtATCAAAATAACAATGCTTAAAGCTTAGCCTAATACAGTACGCTCAATAGAGACGAAATCTCCGAAACTTTGGCCTCAGTGCTTATGGATGTTGGCTAATGCAAGGATTCAGGTTCAGTTTATCACAGCATTCATTCAGACTCCGTTACACAGGCTGATTGGTTCAACATCCCAAACAGGTGTAATGTAGAAATGCACTTACCATTCACAGGTGTGATCAAACACTGCAACAGAAGATAAAAGacagaacaaaataaaagatacaatgtaaaacaaggttgttgttttttatctcTGTATGTTCTGAGTTTTGTAAAAAGGTATTGAAGAGTGAATGACAGTGAGGAATCCTGTAGGACTGAACAAGATTGAGAAGGAACTGATGTTAAAACAAACTCTTACTGTTGGAGGTTCAGGAAGTGAGCAGTCTGAAAATAAGacaaacattaattcattaattccaGAAGAAGTAATGAGAAACACGTTGATCTTCTAGATGAGTCGTCAGTGAGAGATGATGAAGATCAAGAATCACCTCTTGCTCCATTCTGCTTGAGTTCTCCAGTTATGTGGAAGACCAGAGTCTCCATCTCTGTCGGCAGGAAGGTAAAGCCTGAAACAGCCTCTGAAATCTGAGAAAGAACCACAGAATTATAGCAGATCTCAGCACAAGCGACACCAGACACTCAATATCACGTACCACATACACTTACATCAGTATGTAGGAGCTGCACGGAATAATGGTCTGTGGAAACACAAACGAGCATCAGTGCCATCATCACATACTTGATTCATCAGACTCACTTCTTTGACCACTGTGCATTTACTTTACATTCTCATTTAAGACAATCCACATGCAAAAGCAAAACACTGGTGCATCTGATTAGGGTTTGATGGAGAGCCATTGAGAACAACTGTGTAAATGTTACCATCTGTGAGATTAAGAGCAGGTTTTGGAGAACATCAGGAAGTCCTCGTTCCACAGGAGACACAAGCAGATGATCAAACACTCTATTGATGATGACTTCCTTCTCTGGAAGACCAGGCAGATTATCAGCCATCAGTCCAGCCACCTGCTTTGGAGTGAGATTGTCCAGGGTCTCCAACTAAAGACACACAGAAGAGCAAGAGAATATCAGTGAAGGGTAAAGTGTTGTTGGTGTTATTTTTGTCAATCTTCTTTGATGAAATCACATGTGAAGATGTGAAGACGACGGGATTAAAGAGTCCGTTGATGGAGAGCAGATCTCTGAGAGACACGAACTGAGAGAACGAGCCAAAGTTCTTCTGCAGCCACTCAGCGCTGTTGTTAGCAGTCGACACACAGCCCGCATCtgacacacagcacacacagtAAAATCACCTTCATGAACTCCAGAACCTCCACATGAAGCCTGAAACATCAGTGAACCTCCACCTCACCTGTTGCGTTTCTTCTGAGGAAGGCCAGGATGAAGAAGTCCGCCATGTTTCTTCCTTGGGTCTCATTGACAAGTGTGACCTCTGACAGgctgagaaatgtttgagaatAAAGTTAAACAAGCATCTTAACAGCTCCTGATAGTCCTGAGCTATTGTTGAGGAAATGCTTCTCTTACATGTGCTGGTAAGTTTGGCAGTTGAGGTTTTGCTGCTAGTGCACTGCAGTAGGGATGGTGATGCGAACGGTAAAAACGGCTTCAGATATTGACCCAACAACATGCTGATGAAAGTGACGTCACTCCATTGGTCAGGACTGATGCGCTCCAGTCTCAGCTCTCCAATCACATCCAGCACTTGGGACACGACAtcacctctgattggctgagactGATGATGTAATGAGGAGCAATTACTGTCATATTCCCAGTCAATCTTCCAGTGAACACTAGAGGAGTGATGTGCAAGACCTATTTACCATATTTGCCGCTGTGCTGGAGAAGATGACGAGGGCTCCGTCCAGAACATCATTTGCTTTGGTGAAAAGGAGTTTCCAGATCTCCTTGGAGTAACTTCTGCTGCTGGATAGTTGACACTTCAGGAGCCCAGCCAGGCTTTCAGGAGTGAAGCTTGTGATCTACAAACACAGAAGATCTCGTCAGTGGACATCGACGTTCAGGAAACATTATGGTGATTCCAGAAACTGCTGCACATTTGGAGGGATGTAGATTCGTAGATGATCATCAGCATCAGCTCATTTGAACTGAGTTTGCTGTTCGTGGTCTTCTTACCGAAGAGCAAGCGTACTGCTGCAGGTCCACACTACAGGGGGCGCTCACGAGTCCAGCGGACAGGAGAGTCTCGTTACTGTGGAAGACATCAGAATTTCATGAGCACTTCCTGTCTGACAGATGATGTCACAGTGTCAAAGTGGAGAAAAGAGTGTTTTTGCTCGTACCTGTTGACTCCTGAACAAACTCTGGTAGCTGTTAAATCCATCAGAAAACATTGATTAGTGCCACTGGATCTCATTTATAACAATACAACACcagttaatataaatgttacaagcaaaaatgttgagagaaaataatagAAGTAGAAACTTGACAAACAAAACTTGCTCCGAGCAAATCTTGTTTTGATTCTCTCCGAATTCCTTTCCCAAAATCTACTAGTCTTGTAAACTACTGGGATTTAACTTTTAGTAATATAGAAAGGATAATAAATGGATTTGATAACATGTTCAAGATATTTATCGGTTTCAGTTTACTTGTCCAACAGGCTACTTGCGATTAGCATTGTTTTGATTGAAAACCGAAGGTGTGAGGGCACTAGAGGTCACGTTAACGAAAATTGTCCATCATTTACGGAATTTGTTTGGCAGTGACGGAAAAATCTGAAGGCCGTCCATCACTTTGACAGATTACACTTAGGGTGATCTACTCTAATTTGTAACTGTAATTACCccctgtccagttggtggcgagTGCATCCAGTGTGGCAGCAGAGCGGGATCATCAGCCTCCAGAACAAAAATGAGACTGTCACGAGTCTTTTGCTATGCGTTTGTTTACGCACAGGCGAGCACCCACTAGTAGTAAAGTGAAAGCACTTTGCGCTGACACTTTGCTTGGTCTGAGATGGCTGCAGCGATCTATCATGCCACATTGAAGAACGCCAAAGCGGTTTTCGTTGAttgaatttcctaataaaatggccataattgcaattctgagactttgtttcgtATCAAAATAACAATGCTTAAAGCTTAGCCTAATACAGTACGCTCAATAGAGACGAAATCTCCGAAACTTTGGCCTCAGTGCTTATGGATGTTGGCTAATGCAAGGATTCAGGTTCAGTTTATCACAGCATTCATTCAGACTCCGTTACACAGGCTGATTGGTTCAACATCCCAAACAGGTGTAATGTAGAAATGCACTTACCATTCACAGGTGTGATCAAACACTGCAACAGAAGATAAAAGacagaacaaaataaaagatacaatgtaaaacaaggttgttgttttttatctcTGTATGTTCTGAGTTTTGTAAAAAGGTATTGAAGAGTGAATGACAGTGAGGAATCCTGTAGGACTGAACAAGATTGAGAAGGAACTGATGTTAAAACAAACTCTTACTGTTGGAGGTTCAGGAAGTGAGCAGTCTGAAAATAAGacaaacattaattcattaattccaGAAGAAGTAATGAGAAACACGTTGATCTTCTAGATGAGTCGTCAGTGAGAGATGATGAAGATCAAGAATCACCTCTTGCTCCATTCTGCTTGAGTTCTCCAGTTATGTGGAAGACCAGAGTCTCCATCTCTGTCGGCAGGGAAGGTAAAGCCTGAAACAGCCTCTGAAATCTGAGAAAGAACCACAGAATTATAGCAGATCTCAGCACAAGCGACACCAGACACTCAATATCACGTACCACATACACTTACATCAGTATGTAGGAGCTGCACGGAATAATGGTCTGTGGAAACACAAACGAGCATCAGTGCCATCATCACATACTTGATTCATCAGACTCACTTCTTTGACCACTGTGCATTTACTTTACATTCTCATTTAAGACAATCCACATGCAAAAGCAAAACACTGGTGCATCTGATTAGGGTTTGATGGAGAGCCATTGAGAACAACTGTGTAAATGTTACCATCTGTGAGATTAAGAGCAGGTTTTGGAGAACATCAGGAAGTCCTCGTTCCACAGGAGACACAAGCAGATGATCAAACACTCTATTGATGATGACTTCCTTCTCTGGAAGACCAGGCAGATTATCAGCCATCAGTCCAGCCACCTGCTTTGGAGTGAGATTGTCCAGGGTCTCCAACTAAAGACACACAGAAGAGCAAGAGAATATCAGTGAAGGGTAAAGTGTTGTTGGTGTTATTTGTGTCAATCTTCTTTGATGAAATCACATGTGAAGATGTGAAGACGTACGGGATTAAAGAGTCCGTTGATGGAGAGCAGATCTCTGAGAGACACGAACTGAGAGAACGAGCCAAAGTTCTTCTGCAGCCACTCAGCGCTGTTGTTAGCAGTCGACACACAGCCCGCATCtgacacacagcacacacagtAAAATCACCTTCATGAACTCCAGAACCTCCACATGAAGCCTGAAACATCAGTGAACCTCCACCTCACCTGTTGCGTTTCTTCTGAGGAAGGCCAGGATGAAGAAGTCCGCCATGTTTCTTCCTTGGGTCTCATTGACAAGTGTGACCTCTGACAGgctgagaaatgtttgagaatAAAGTTAAACAAGCATCTTAACAGCTCCTGATAGTCCTGAGCTATTGTTGAGGAAATGCTTCTCTTACATGTGCTGGTAAGTTTGGCAGTTGAGGTTTTGCTGCTAGTGCACTGCAGTAGGGATGGTGATGCGAACGGTAAAAACGGCTTCAGATATTGACCCAACAACATGCTGATGAAAGTGACGTCACTCCATTGGTCAGGACTGATGCGCTCCAGTCTCAGCTCTCCAATCACATCCAGCACTTGGGACACGACAtcacctctgattggctgagactGATGATGTAATGAGGAGCAATTACTGTCATATTCCCAGTCAATCTTCCAGTGAACACTAGAGGAGTGATGTGCAAGACCTATTTACCATATTTGCCGCTGTGCTGGAGAAGATGACGAGGGCTCCGTCCAGAACATCATTTGCTTTGGTGAAAAGGAGTTTCCAGATCTCCTTGGAGTAACTTCTGCTGCTGGATAGTTGACACTTCAGGAGCCCAGCCAGGCTTTCAGGAGTGAAGCTTGTGATCTACAAACACAGAAGATCTCGTCAGTGGACATCGGCGTTCAGGAAACATTATGGTGATTCCAGAAACTGCTGCACATTTGGAGGGATGTAGATTCGTAGATGATCATCAGCATCAGCTCATTTGAACTGAGTTTGCTGTTCGTGGTCTTCTTACCGAAGAGCAAGCGTACTGCTGCAGGTCCACACTACAGGGGGCGCTCACGAGTCCAGCGGACAGGAGAGTCTCGTTACTGTGGAAGACATCAGAATTTCATGAGCACTTCCTGTCTGACAGATGATGTCACAGTGTCAAAGTGGAGAAAAGAGTGTTTTTGCTCGTACCTGTTGACTCCTGAACAAACTCTGGTAGCTGTTAAATCCATCAGAAAACATTGATTAGTGCCACTGGATCTCATTTATAACAATACAACACcagttaatataaatgttacaagcaaaaatgttgagagaaaataatagAAGTAGAAACTTGACAAACAAAACTTGCTCCGAGCAAATCTTGTTTTGATTCTCTCGAATTCCTTTCCCAAAATCTACTAGTCTTGTAAACTACTGGGATTTAACTTTTAGTAATATAGAAAGGATAATAAATGGATTTGATAACATGTTCAAGATATTTATCGGTTTCAGTTTACTTGTCCAACAGGCTACTTGCGATTAGCATTGTTTTGATTGAAAACCGAAGGTGTGAGGGCACTAGAGGTCACGTTAACCGAAAATTGTCCATCATTTACGGAATTTGTTTGGCAGTGACGGAAAAATCTGAAGGCCGTCCATCACTTTGACAGATTACACTTAGGGTGATCTACTCTAATTTGTAACTGTAATTACCCccctgtccagttggtggcgagTGCATCCAGTGTGGCAGCAGAGCGG
The genomic region above belongs to Onychostoma macrolepis isolate SWU-2019 chromosome 01, ASM1243209v1, whole genome shotgun sequence and contains:
- the LOC131535947 gene encoding uncharacterized protein LOC131535947, which produces MADFFILAFLRRNATDAGCVSTANNSAEWLQKNFGSFSQFVSLRDLLSINGLFNPLETLDNLTPKQVAGLMADNLPGLPEKEVIINRVFDHLLVSPVERGLPDVLQNLLLISQMTIIPCSSYILIFQRLFQALPSLPTEMETLVFHITGELKQNGARDCSLPEPPTCLITPVNATRVCSGVNSNETLLSAGLVSAPCSVDLQQYACSSITSFTPESLAGLLKCQLSSSRSYSKEIWKLLFTKANDVLDGALVIFSSTAANMSQPIRGDVVSQVLDVIGELRLERISPDQWSDQQNLNCQTYQHILSEVTLVNETQGRNMADFFILAFLRRNATDAGCVSTANNSAEWLQKNFGSFSQFVSLRDLLSINGLFNPLETLDNLTPKQVAGLMADNLPGLPEKEVIINRVFDHLLVSPVERGLPDVLQNLLLISQMTIIPCSSYILIFQRLFQALPSLPTEMETLVFHITGELKQNGARDCSLPEPPTCLITPVNATRVCSGVNSNETLLSAGLVSAPCSVDLQQYACSSITSFTPESLAGLLKCQLSSSRSYSKEIWKLLFTKANDVLDGALVIFSSTAANMSQPIRGDVVSQVLDVIGELRLERISPDQWSDVTFISMLLGQYLKPFLPLSEVTLVNETQGRNMADFFILAFLRRNATDAGCVSTANNSAEWLQKNFGSFSQFVSLRDLLSINGLFNPVVFTSSHLETLDNLTPKQVAGLMADNLPGLPEKEVIINRVFDHLLVSPVERGLPDVLQNLLLISQMISEAVSGFTFLPTEMETLVFHITGELKQNGARDCSLPEPPTCLITPVNATRVCSGVNSNETLLSAGLVSAPCSVDLQQYACSSITSFTPESLAGLLKCQLSSRRSYSKEIWKLLFTKANDVLDGALVIFSSTAANMSQPIRGDVVSQVLDVIGELRLERISPDQWSDQQNLNCQTYQHILSEVTLVNETQGRNMADFFILAFLRRNATDAGCVSTANNSAEWLQKNFGSFSQFVSLRDLLSINGLFNPLETLDNLTPKQVAGLMADNLPGLPEKEVIINRVFDHLLVSPVERGLPDVLQNLLLISQMTIIPCSSYILIFQRLFQALPSLPTEMETLVFHITGELKQNGARDCSLPEPPTCLITPVNGKCISTLHLFGMLNQSACVTESE